The following proteins are co-located in the Sporolactobacillus pectinivorans genome:
- a CDS encoding sensor domain-containing diguanylate cyclase: MSKAKTRATWVVWFIIAAVFLPLIYLADPPKNDTLSSVLTVCIVFMITALFSFRVQGTDIIVLQGIGLSAFLIFGLFVEAVMTQFGILVYLLSQRLSKNDLYRIPINSIMFLAVSVSAAGAYYGLGGKTESIAHVLLSFNLIPVIGFYMAGYLVNELVLYSFRRWLLKTPGNNKWFDMDMIWEAGVTFLMMPLGIAFYFMYSTRGIDGMFIIAIPMVALSIIIRLINTSQDLIKFLQRVNHLGQKLTEELSVDHVVDLLFSKIPEMLPADYLYIISYRYPEKPKVIRLYRKFDSENFVPFRQEADISFDVYRQGRAMIGIRNQDMYPFLYALSNGRAKSFLSVPMMYHGQVIGVLTMASHLNKAYTKTYRIGMEIVGDFLAIALENARTFEIQKKESERDPLTDLFNYRYLMNALDHLYNDLSLSTFSVTMMDIDDFKAVNDTYGHQNGNAVLVGVANRLRSTVGDKGIIARYGGEEFTVLLPDMDRNICFAVAESIRQSVATEPFMIYIENEHRYKQIHITISIGLSTARDDASGPAELINNADHAMYNGAKRKGKNRVARYVQITAK, from the coding sequence TTGAGCAAAGCCAAGACGAGAGCGACATGGGTAGTCTGGTTTATCATTGCGGCAGTGTTTCTGCCATTGATTTACCTTGCAGACCCACCGAAAAATGATACATTATCTTCTGTCCTAACTGTTTGCATTGTGTTTATGATTACCGCCCTTTTCAGCTTCAGAGTTCAAGGTACCGATATCATCGTCTTGCAGGGCATCGGCTTATCCGCATTCCTCATTTTCGGTCTTTTTGTCGAAGCAGTGATGACTCAGTTTGGTATTCTTGTCTATCTTTTGTCCCAGAGGCTCAGCAAGAATGACCTGTACCGTATTCCTATTAATTCTATTATGTTTTTGGCTGTTTCGGTTTCTGCAGCAGGAGCTTATTACGGCCTTGGCGGGAAGACGGAAAGCATTGCACATGTGCTGCTCTCCTTCAACCTTATCCCGGTCATCGGTTTTTATATGGCAGGTTATCTGGTCAATGAGCTTGTTCTGTACTCGTTCCGCCGATGGCTGCTTAAGACGCCGGGAAATAATAAATGGTTTGACATGGATATGATCTGGGAGGCTGGGGTCACATTCCTGATGATGCCGCTCGGTATTGCTTTTTATTTCATGTACTCAACCAGGGGCATTGACGGGATGTTTATTATTGCAATTCCGATGGTTGCCCTCTCGATCATCATCAGGCTGATCAATACGAGTCAGGATTTGATCAAGTTTCTGCAACGTGTCAATCATCTCGGGCAGAAACTGACTGAGGAATTATCAGTTGATCATGTCGTTGATCTTTTGTTCAGCAAAATTCCTGAAATGCTTCCTGCGGACTACTTGTATATTATTAGTTATCGATATCCGGAAAAACCAAAAGTCATTCGTCTATATAGAAAGTTTGATTCTGAGAATTTTGTTCCTTTCCGCCAGGAAGCAGATATCAGTTTTGATGTCTATAGACAGGGAAGAGCAATGATCGGGATCAGGAACCAGGACATGTATCCCTTTCTATATGCCCTTTCTAACGGTCGGGCAAAATCTTTTCTCTCCGTTCCCATGATGTATCACGGACAAGTGATTGGCGTTCTGACGATGGCCTCGCATCTGAACAAAGCGTATACGAAAACTTACCGTATCGGGATGGAGATTGTGGGTGATTTTCTGGCGATCGCGCTTGAGAATGCGAGAACTTTCGAAATCCAGAAAAAAGAAAGCGAACGAGACCCCTTGACCGATCTGTTTAATTATCGGTATTTGATGAATGCGCTGGATCACTTGTATAATGATCTGTCACTGAGTACATTTTCTGTTACTATGATGGATATTGACGATTTTAAAGCCGTGAATGATACGTATGGGCACCAAAACGGCAATGCGGTTCTTGTCGGGGTAGCAAACCGGCTGCGCAGCACGGTCGGTGACAAAGGGATCATTGCCCGGTATGGCGGTGAGGAATTCACTGTGCTTCTGCCGGATATGGACCGCAACATCTGTTTTGCGGTCGCAGAATCCATCCGTCAGTCTGTTGCAACCGAGCCTTTCATGATCTATATTGAAAACGAACATCGTTACAAACAGATCCATATCACGATCAGTATTGGTCTATCCACTGCCAGAGACGATGCCTCCGGGCCTGCGGAATTAATCAATAACGCGGATCATGCGATGTATAACGGTGCGAAAAGGAAAGGTAAAAATCGGGTTGCCCGCTATGTTCAGATAACTGCCAAATAA
- a CDS encoding bifunctional folylpolyglutamate synthase/dihydrofolate synthase, with the protein MFTTIKETLEWIHGLIPHGMKPGTQRMEWMLAKIGNPERRIRTIHVGGTNGKGSTVCYLRHIYQETGLKVGTFISPYITSFNERIMVNGVPISDEDLVKTANIVYPLTKAVDAETDLGLPAEFETVTMLSFVYFSQLNPCDLVIYEVGLGGRLDSTNVIHPLVSVITNVAMDHMKQLGNTITSIAGEKAGIIKNGVGIITTAEHPDALKVIRAKAVEKQSKLYALGSEFHVHSLGHDEAGEHFNFDSIYLHTRDLTLRMKGGHQLKNAAAALMVVDYLKTYYGIPAEESEIRAGLEKTAWPGRFELMSKQPLIIIDGAHNVQGTEALVATVNRYYPDRNVRVLYAALKDKQYEKMVRIIETAASEITLTTFSYPRAVASRLLYDASLNKNKIEDPDWEHAFRRLVAETGDREMLLICGSLYFIAAIRHFLLDKNNADAVKQSEVL; encoded by the coding sequence ATGTTTACAACGATTAAGGAAACACTTGAATGGATTCACGGACTGATACCGCATGGTATGAAGCCGGGGACTCAGAGAATGGAATGGATGCTGGCAAAGATCGGGAATCCGGAGCGCCGTATCCGTACGATTCATGTCGGCGGTACGAATGGCAAGGGGTCGACCGTTTGCTATCTGCGCCATATTTATCAGGAAACCGGGCTGAAAGTAGGTACTTTTATTTCACCTTATATCACTTCTTTTAATGAGCGGATCATGGTTAACGGCGTTCCGATCAGTGATGAAGATCTGGTTAAAACAGCAAATATCGTCTATCCGCTGACCAAAGCGGTTGATGCAGAAACAGATCTTGGTCTGCCTGCCGAATTTGAAACGGTGACCATGCTCAGTTTTGTTTATTTCAGCCAGCTTAATCCCTGCGATTTGGTGATTTATGAAGTGGGTCTCGGCGGTCGACTGGATTCTACAAATGTTATTCACCCCCTTGTTTCAGTGATTACGAATGTCGCCATGGATCATATGAAGCAGCTTGGGAACACGATTACGAGCATTGCGGGTGAAAAGGCAGGCATCATAAAGAACGGCGTTGGCATTATAACCACTGCGGAGCATCCGGATGCACTTAAGGTGATCCGGGCTAAAGCAGTGGAAAAACAGTCGAAACTTTATGCGCTGGGCAGTGAATTTCACGTGCATTCTTTAGGGCATGACGAAGCGGGTGAGCATTTTAACTTTGACAGCATTTACCTGCACACGCGGGATCTGACTTTGCGGATGAAAGGCGGGCATCAGTTGAAGAATGCCGCCGCAGCGCTTATGGTTGTTGACTATCTGAAAACTTATTATGGAATACCGGCGGAAGAAAGTGAAATTCGTGCCGGACTGGAGAAAACAGCTTGGCCGGGCCGCTTTGAACTGATGTCAAAGCAGCCACTGATTATTATTGATGGCGCACATAATGTGCAGGGCACTGAAGCGTTAGTCGCAACTGTAAACCGTTACTATCCGGATCGCAACGTCCGTGTGCTTTATGCAGCGCTCAAGGACAAACAGTATGAAAAGATGGTTCGGATCATTGAAACAGCGGCATCGGAGATTACACTGACTACTTTTTCTTATCCGCGCGCTGTAGCGAGCAGACTGCTTTATGATGCGTCTCTGAACAAGAATAAAATTGAAGATCCTGACTGGGAGCATGCGTTTCGCCGGTTGGTTGCTGAAACAGGGGATCGGGAAATGCTTCTGATCTGCGGTTCACTCTATTTTATCGCTGCAATCAGGCATTTTTTGTTAGATAAAAACAATGCCGATGCAGTGAAACAATCCGAAGTACTTTAA